From the genome of Pseudomonas sp. AB6, one region includes:
- the mdcA gene encoding malonate decarboxylase subunit alpha, producing MTITTTLDPRWSRRRSEKQRRLEQVRFLADGVVLPTEHIVAALEALIAPGDRVVLEGNNQKQADFLSRSLAKVDPAKLHDLHMIMPSVGRSEHLDLFELGIARKLDFSFAGTQSLRISQLLEDGLLEIGAIHTYIELYARLVVDLIPNVVLSAGFMADRAGNIYTGPSTEDTPALVEPAAFSDGIVIFQVNQIVDDVSDLPRVDIPASWVDFVVLADQPFYIEPLFTRDPRHIKPVHVLMAMMAIRGIYEKHNVQSLNHGIGFNTAAIELILPTYGESLGLKGKICRNWTLNPHPTLIPAIESGWVQSIHCFGTELGMENYIAARPDVFFTGRDGSLRSNRMICQLAGQYAVDLFIGATLQVDGDGHSSTVTRGRLAGFGGAPNMGHDPHGRRHATPAWLDMRQQTGDGPAAYLERGKKLVVQMVETFQEGGKPTFVETLDAVDVAKKSGMALAPIMIYGDDVTHLLTEEGIAYLYKARSLEERQAMIAAVAGVTVIGMRHNPKDTARMRREGLIALPEDLGIRRTDASRELLAAKSVADLVAWSGGLYSPPAQFRSW from the coding sequence ATGACCATAACAACAACACTCGACCCGCGCTGGTCGCGTCGGCGCAGCGAAAAGCAGCGGCGGCTTGAGCAGGTGCGGTTTCTCGCCGATGGCGTGGTACTGCCGACTGAACACATCGTCGCGGCGCTTGAGGCGCTGATTGCTCCCGGCGACCGTGTGGTTTTAGAAGGTAACAACCAGAAGCAGGCAGATTTTCTCTCCCGCTCGCTGGCCAAAGTCGATCCCGCCAAGCTGCACGATCTGCACATGATCATGCCCAGCGTTGGCCGCTCGGAACACCTGGACCTCTTCGAACTGGGCATCGCCCGCAAGCTCGACTTTTCCTTTGCCGGCACCCAAAGCCTGCGCATCAGCCAGTTGCTGGAAGACGGCCTGCTGGAAATCGGCGCCATCCATACTTATATCGAGCTGTACGCGCGGTTGGTGGTCGACCTGATCCCGAATGTCGTGCTGTCAGCCGGTTTCATGGCCGACCGCGCTGGCAATATCTACACCGGGCCCAGCACCGAAGACACCCCCGCACTGGTGGAACCTGCCGCGTTCAGCGATGGCATCGTGATCTTCCAGGTTAATCAGATCGTCGACGATGTCAGCGATCTACCACGTGTCGACATCCCAGCCTCGTGGGTCGACTTCGTGGTATTGGCCGACCAACCGTTCTACATCGAACCGCTGTTCACCCGCGACCCGCGTCACATCAAACCCGTGCACGTGTTGATGGCGATGATGGCGATCCGTGGCATTTACGAAAAACATAACGTTCAGTCGCTCAACCACGGCATCGGTTTTAACACCGCCGCCATCGAGTTGATTCTGCCCACCTACGGCGAATCCTTGGGGCTCAAAGGCAAGATTTGCCGCAACTGGACGCTCAACCCGCACCCGACCTTGATCCCGGCAATCGAAAGCGGCTGGGTCCAAAGCATCCATTGTTTCGGCACCGAACTGGGCATGGAAAACTACATCGCCGCCCGCCCGGACGTGTTCTTCACCGGTCGGGACGGCTCGCTGCGCTCCAACCGGATGATCTGTCAGCTGGCCGGTCAGTACGCGGTGGATTTGTTTATCGGCGCGACATTGCAGGTCGATGGCGATGGCCATTCCTCAACCGTCACCCGTGGTCGTCTGGCCGGTTTCGGAGGTGCGCCGAACATGGGCCATGATCCTCACGGCCGTCGTCACGCTACCCCCGCGTGGTTAGACATGCGCCAGCAAACCGGTGATGGTCCGGCGGCTTACCTTGAGCGCGGCAAAAAGCTCGTGGTGCAAATGGTCGAGACTTTCCAGGAGGGCGGAAAACCGACCTTCGTCGAAACCCTGGATGCAGTGGACGTCGCGAAAAAAAGCGGCATGGCCCTGGCGCCGATCATGATTTACGGCGATGACGTCACCCACTTGCTCACCGAAGAAGGCATCGCTTACCTGTACAAGGCGCGCTCGCTGGAAGAGCGTCAGGCCATGATCGCGGCCGTCGCCGGTGTCACCGTTATTGGCATGCGGCACAACCCCAAAGACACGGCGCGGATGCGTCGCGAAGGCTTGATTGCCCTGCCGGAAGATTTGGGTATCCGCCGTACCGATGCCAGCCGCGAGCTGCTCGCTGCCAAAAGCGTTGCCGATCTGGTGGCGTGGTCTGGAGGCTTGTACAGCCCACCCGCCCAATTCAGGAGCTGGTGA
- a CDS encoding Hpt domain-containing protein has protein sequence MVDRHDYVALEWVKGEIAETLKLARQALEAFVAEPHEPAMVECLSYVHQVHGSLQMIEFYGAALLAEEIEQLALALQQGRAAQQTEAVQLLLQAMTQLPLYLDRIHSARRDLPLLVLPLLNDLRSARGESLLSETSLFTPQLLAVPELDAQALFALHTPDLAALLRKLRQMLQTALVGLLREQEVQTNLGYMAKVFARLEALCENAPLGPLWQIASALVETMADGQFTNSPALRGLLKESDKELKRLLEQGISGINQPAPDELLKSLLFYIAKSDSHAPQMLLLKEQYGLDEALPDAAVVDEERARFAGPDRDAMRSVVVALCEELVRVKERLDGFVRSDRKHVGELTSLLPPLRQIADTLAVLGFGQPRKVIIDQLAVVQRLAQGQSEADDSVLMDVAGALLYVEATLAGMVGPVEQTSPEESHLPTTDLTQIHQLVIKEARIGLQQAKDMIIDYIDASWDRQRLQPLPALLVQVRGALVMIPLARAASLIAACNDYIQSELLMDSAPPTWLQLDGLADALTSIEYYLERLGEDHEAPGEHVLDMAQASLTQLGYSPIPNAAMDVPLLEEIITQDELLEMNARQALVSSTRTLAEVLASPLSAVNPPAQHVPTSLLPPPVDEERVDDELLFVFLEETDEMLAALHLHLPQWFKDTSNTAALTEVRRAFHTLKGSGRMVRALILAELAWSVENLLNRVVEKSVQPDRDVLGVLSDVLMLLPAIIREFADNVQRQREDVDLLAARAHAMAKRERVPETPVVLPDHEDGAEALDPQLLEIFRQEARSHLDTLDCFLRRATDTEIPAISDGLQRALHTLKGSAYMAGVVPVAELASPLDQLVREFKANMIPFGHAEIQLLRAAEPLFNQGLMQLDSEPLAVIAGAEHYIANVLELLQQRLKTALSAPNSGLRLKRNPQLIASFLAEGMDILLDAESLLQRWREHPGERQELSALLDELTTLGHGAHLADLPQVDALCEALLDLYGAVEESSLAVSELFFEEAASGHDALIDMLDQVAAGQEVHPRPEHIQALRDLLDQALDPSAMGVIKNHGSSLVPSITELNAATERLTAQLPNDSLTSEASATPSGIDDEIVEIFLEEAVDILDSAGDALRRWLDDPENPMPLSSLQRDLHTLKGGARMAEIRPVGDLGHELETLYEGLIDRRFSYSPEMASLLQRSHDLLAVLLEQLQANQPLTCPARLIESIRAFRQDNIVVQSLEPEIKSAKSAVETLHESDPELLEIFLEEGFDILESSGSALARWQDDPTNTLEVENLLRDLHTLKGGARMVEIAPIGDLAHELEFLYEGLAAGSLHSQPLLISLLQSGHDFLADMLDAVRVNEPLPSTTLLIDSIHRFSPNGELSERSASVEPDVAIEPLSHVVPQMDPEADRTPTEMVKIAAEQLESLVNLAGETSIFRGRIEQQVTDVEVTLAEMETTIERMRDQLRRLDIETQGRILSREQVQAERLGYEEFDPLEMDRHSQLQQLSRALFESASDLLDLKETLHTRNQDAQRLLSQQARVNTELQEGLMRTRMVPFERLLPRLRRIVRQVAGELDKQVNFDVGSAEGEMDRSVLERMVAPLEHMLRNAIDHGLESAEERRAAGKPEEGRISLSLVHEGGDIVIEMRDDGAGVDLNAVRSKAIKRGLIDATAELSDYELLQFILQAGFSTAEKVTQISGRGVGMDVVHAEVKQLGGSMIIDSKPGRGTRFQIRLPFTVSVNRALMVQCGEEQYAVPLNTVEGIVRVMPHELEACYQSDPPRYQFAERSYELRYLGELLNNGLPPKLLGQTQPLPVLLVRAHDHWVAVQVDALAGSREIVVKSLGAQFAGLQGISGATILGDGRVVFILDLLAHIRALNLRLLTQQAAGLSAPKYIEVEQVRPLLVMVVDDSVTVRKVTSRLLERNGMNVLTAKDGIDAMALLQENTPDVLLLDIEMPRMDGFEVASRIRADQRLKKLPIIMITSRSGQKHRDHAMTIGVNDYLSKPYQESVLLESIAQWSQVHV, from the coding sequence ATGGTTGATCGGCACGACTATGTGGCCCTGGAGTGGGTCAAAGGCGAAATTGCCGAAACGCTGAAACTGGCCCGCCAGGCTCTGGAAGCGTTTGTTGCTGAGCCTCACGAGCCAGCTATGGTTGAGTGCCTAAGCTACGTGCATCAGGTGCATGGCAGCCTGCAAATGATCGAATTCTACGGTGCAGCCCTGCTCGCCGAAGAAATCGAACAACTGGCGCTGGCGCTGCAGCAAGGTCGCGCCGCGCAACAGACTGAAGCTGTGCAGTTGCTGCTACAAGCGATGACCCAGTTACCCCTTTACCTGGACCGCATCCACTCTGCGCGGCGTGACCTGCCCTTGTTGGTATTGCCACTGCTCAACGACCTGCGCAGCGCTCGGGGCGAAAGCCTATTGTCGGAAACCAGCCTGTTCACCCCGCAGTTGCTCGCGGTCCCCGAACTTGATGCCCAGGCACTGTTCGCTCTCCATACGCCAGATCTAGCGGCGTTGCTGCGCAAATTGCGGCAAATGCTACAAACGGCGTTGGTTGGTTTGCTGCGCGAGCAGGAGGTACAAACCAACCTCGGTTATATGGCCAAAGTGTTCGCCCGCCTTGAGGCGCTGTGTGAAAACGCACCCCTCGGACCGTTGTGGCAAATCGCGTCGGCGCTGGTTGAGACAATGGCGGACGGCCAGTTCACTAACAGCCCGGCGCTGCGCGGGTTGCTTAAAGAGTCCGACAAAGAACTCAAGCGCTTGCTGGAGCAAGGCATCAGCGGGATAAATCAGCCCGCGCCCGATGAGTTGCTCAAGAGCTTACTGTTTTACATCGCTAAATCTGATAGCCATGCGCCGCAGATGCTGCTGCTCAAAGAGCAATACGGACTCGACGAGGCGCTGCCTGATGCGGCAGTGGTTGATGAGGAGCGCGCTCGGTTTGCCGGCCCTGATCGTGACGCCATGCGTTCGGTGGTGGTCGCCTTATGCGAAGAATTGGTGCGGGTCAAAGAACGTCTCGATGGCTTTGTGCGTAGTGATCGCAAGCATGTCGGTGAGCTCACCAGCTTATTGCCGCCATTGCGTCAGATCGCAGATACCCTGGCTGTGCTGGGTTTCGGCCAGCCGCGCAAGGTCATTATTGATCAATTGGCCGTAGTTCAGCGCTTGGCTCAGGGGCAAAGCGAAGCCGATGACTCGGTGCTAATGGATGTGGCCGGTGCGTTGCTGTATGTCGAAGCTACGCTGGCCGGAATGGTCGGTCCGGTGGAACAGACCAGCCCTGAAGAAAGCCATCTGCCCACGACTGACCTGACTCAAATTCATCAGTTGGTGATCAAAGAAGCGCGCATTGGTTTGCAGCAAGCCAAAGACATGATCATCGATTACATCGACGCGTCGTGGGACCGCCAACGCTTGCAACCTTTGCCGGCACTGTTGGTTCAAGTACGCGGGGCGTTGGTGATGATTCCGCTGGCGCGGGCGGCCAGCTTGATCGCTGCTTGCAACGATTACATTCAGTCTGAGTTATTGATGGACAGCGCCCCACCGACCTGGCTCCAGCTCGATGGCTTGGCGGATGCCCTGACCAGCATTGAGTACTACTTGGAGCGCTTAGGTGAGGACCACGAAGCACCTGGCGAACACGTGTTAGACATGGCGCAAGCGAGCCTGACCCAGTTAGGTTATTCGCCAATCCCCAATGCAGCAATGGACGTGCCGCTGCTTGAAGAAATAATCACTCAGGATGAGTTACTGGAAATGAATGCTCGGCAAGCGTTGGTCAGCTCCACACGCACCTTGGCTGAAGTGCTTGCCAGTCCGCTCTCGGCGGTTAACCCGCCGGCGCAGCATGTGCCCACCAGCCTGCTGCCACCCCCAGTCGATGAAGAACGGGTGGATGACGAGTTGCTCTTCGTGTTTCTCGAAGAGACCGACGAAATGTTGGCGGCGCTGCACCTACATTTACCGCAGTGGTTCAAGGACACCAGCAACACTGCCGCGCTTACCGAAGTGCGGCGAGCGTTTCACACCCTCAAAGGCAGCGGGCGCATGGTGCGCGCGCTAATCCTGGCAGAGTTGGCCTGGTCGGTGGAGAACCTGCTAAACCGGGTAGTGGAAAAAAGTGTCCAGCCGGATCGGGACGTTCTGGGGGTGCTCAGTGACGTCTTGATGTTATTGCCAGCAATTATTCGTGAGTTTGCCGACAACGTTCAGCGTCAGCGTGAAGATGTGGACCTCCTGGCAGCGCGTGCCCATGCGATGGCCAAACGGGAACGGGTACCGGAAACTCCCGTCGTTTTGCCCGACCATGAGGACGGTGCTGAAGCGCTGGACCCCCAGTTGTTGGAAATTTTCCGGCAGGAAGCACGTAGCCATCTCGACACGCTCGACTGTTTCCTTCGACGCGCTACCGATACTGAAATACCAGCCATCAGCGATGGCCTGCAACGCGCGCTACACACGTTAAAGGGCAGCGCATACATGGCCGGCGTGGTGCCTGTTGCCGAACTGGCCAGCCCGCTGGACCAGTTAGTCCGTGAGTTTAAAGCCAACATGATCCCGTTTGGGCATGCGGAAATTCAATTGCTGCGCGCTGCCGAACCGCTGTTCAACCAAGGGCTGATGCAGCTCGACAGTGAGCCGCTCGCGGTTATTGCTGGTGCCGAGCACTACATCGCGAATGTCCTTGAACTGCTGCAACAGCGCTTGAAAACTGCGCTCAGCGCACCCAACAGCGGCCTGCGATTGAAGCGAAATCCGCAGCTGATTGCGTCTTTTCTGGCTGAAGGAATGGACATTCTGCTCGACGCTGAGAGCTTATTGCAGCGCTGGCGAGAACACCCTGGCGAGCGTCAGGAGCTCAGCGCGTTACTCGATGAATTAACCACCCTTGGCCACGGAGCACACCTGGCCGATTTACCGCAGGTCGATGCGTTATGCGAAGCGTTGCTCGACCTGTACGGAGCCGTGGAAGAAAGCAGCCTAGCGGTTAGCGAGCTGTTTTTTGAAGAGGCGGCGAGTGGTCATGACGCCTTGATCGATATGCTCGACCAAGTGGCGGCAGGTCAAGAAGTCCACCCCCGTCCTGAGCACATTCAAGCGCTGCGTGACTTGCTCGATCAAGCGCTCGACCCAAGTGCTATGGGTGTGATTAAAAACCATGGCAGCAGTCTCGTGCCAAGCATTACCGAGCTGAATGCGGCCACTGAGCGGCTCACGGCCCAACTGCCCAATGACAGCCTGACGAGTGAGGCTTCTGCGACCCCCAGCGGCATCGACGACGAGATTGTGGAAATCTTCCTCGAAGAAGCCGTGGATATTCTCGACAGTGCCGGAGATGCCTTGCGTCGCTGGTTGGATGATCCTGAAAACCCAATGCCGTTGTCGTCGCTACAGCGCGACTTGCACACCCTGAAGGGTGGGGCGCGCATGGCTGAAATCCGGCCGGTGGGTGATTTGGGTCATGAGCTGGAGACGCTGTATGAAGGGTTGATTGATCGCCGCTTTAGCTATTCGCCAGAAATGGCCAGCCTGCTGCAGCGCAGCCACGACCTGCTTGCCGTTTTGCTGGAGCAATTGCAGGCCAATCAGCCGCTGACATGCCCTGCCCGACTGATCGAATCCATTCGTGCGTTTCGACAGGACAACATCGTCGTGCAAAGCCTGGAGCCCGAGATCAAGTCAGCGAAATCAGCCGTGGAAACCCTTCACGAAAGCGATCCTGAATTGTTGGAGATCTTTCTCGAAGAAGGTTTCGACATCCTTGAAAGCTCTGGTAGCGCGTTAGCTCGCTGGCAAGATGATCCGACCAATACCCTTGAAGTAGAAAACCTGCTGCGGGATTTGCACACGCTCAAGGGCGGTGCGCGGATGGTCGAAATCGCTCCTATTGGCGACCTTGCCCACGAGTTGGAGTTTCTCTATGAGGGATTGGCGGCTGGCTCCTTACACAGCCAGCCGCTGCTGATTAGTTTGCTGCAAAGTGGGCACGACTTTCTCGCCGACATGCTTGATGCAGTACGTGTGAATGAGCCATTGCCCAGCACCACCTTGTTGATCGACAGCATCCACCGGTTCAGCCCTAACGGTGAATTGAGCGAGCGCTCTGCAAGCGTTGAACCAGACGTGGCCATCGAGCCGTTATCGCACGTTGTCCCGCAGATGGACCCCGAAGCCGACCGTACGCCAACGGAAATGGTCAAGATAGCCGCTGAACAGTTGGAAAGCCTGGTCAATCTGGCAGGCGAGACATCGATTTTCCGCGGACGCATCGAGCAGCAAGTCACCGACGTCGAAGTGACTTTGGCCGAAATGGAAACAACCATCGAACGTATGCGTGATCAGCTTCGACGTCTGGACATCGAAACCCAAGGCCGAATCCTCAGCCGCGAACAGGTTCAGGCAGAGCGGTTGGGCTACGAAGAGTTCGATCCGCTGGAAATGGACCGTCATTCGCAATTGCAGCAGTTGTCGCGGGCCTTGTTCGAGTCGGCCTCCGACTTGCTGGACCTCAAAGAAACGCTCCACACCCGCAACCAGGATGCGCAACGGCTGTTGTCCCAGCAAGCTCGGGTTAATACCGAGTTGCAGGAAGGCTTGATGCGTACGCGTATGGTGCCGTTCGAACGCCTATTGCCGCGTTTGCGCCGGATCGTGCGGCAGGTTGCGGGGGAGCTGGATAAACAGGTTAATTTTGACGTCGGCAGTGCCGAAGGCGAGATGGACCGAAGCGTCCTGGAACGTATGGTCGCGCCGCTGGAGCATATGCTCCGTAACGCCATCGATCACGGTCTGGAGAGCGCTGAGGAACGTCGGGCTGCGGGCAAGCCCGAAGAAGGCAGGATCAGTTTGAGCCTGGTCCACGAAGGCGGCGATATCGTTATTGAAATGCGTGATGACGGTGCTGGCGTGGATCTTAATGCGGTGCGAAGCAAGGCTATTAAGCGCGGCTTGATCGATGCAACGGCTGAGCTGAGTGATTATGAGCTGCTGCAATTCATCCTTCAGGCAGGGTTCTCTACTGCGGAAAAAGTCACTCAGATTTCCGGTCGTGGCGTAGGCATGGACGTGGTTCACGCTGAGGTCAAACAGCTCGGCGGCTCAATGATTATTGACTCCAAACCGGGACGGGGCACGCGCTTTCAGATCCGGTTGCCCTTTACGGTGTCGGTCAACCGGGCGCTCATGGTTCAGTGTGGTGAGGAGCAGTACGCCGTACCATTGAACACCGTAGAAGGCATCGTGCGGGTCATGCCTCACGAATTGGAAGCCTGTTATCAATCAGATCCACCACGCTATCAATTTGCCGAACGCAGTTATGAATTGCGTTACCTCGGTGAATTATTGAATAACGGCCTGCCACCAAAGTTGCTCGGGCAGACCCAACCGCTGCCAGTCCTATTGGTGCGTGCGCACGACCATTGGGTCGCGGTGCAAGTCGACGCGCTGGCGGGCTCACGGGAAATCGTGGTCAAAAGCCTGGGCGCACAGTTCGCGGGGTTGCAGGGTATTTCCGGCGCGACAATTCTAGGCGACGGCCGCGTGGTGTTCATTCTGGACTTGCTTGCCCATATTCGTGCATTAAATCTGCGGCTCTTGACCCAGCAAGCGGCGGGCCTTAGCGCACCGAAATACATCGAAGTGGAGCAGGTGCGACCGCTATTGGTCATGGTGGTTGATGATTCTGTAACGGTGCGCAAAGTGACCAGTCGCTTGCTCGAACGCAATGGTATGAACGTTCTCACCGCCAAAGACGGCATCGATGCCATGGCGCTGTTACAAGAAAATACGCCTGACGTACTGCTGCTGGACATCGAGATGCCGCGCATGGACGGCTTTGAAGTCGCCAGTCGAATTCGCGCTGATCAACGCCTCAAAAAACTGCCGATCATCATGATCACCTCACGCTCGGGGCAAAAGCATCGCGACCACGCCATGACCATCGGCGTAAACGATTATCTGAGCAAGCCATATCAGGAGTCGGTGCTGCTGGAGAGCATTGCCCAATGGAGTCAGGTTCATGTCTAG
- a CDS encoding Fic family protein, which yields MSVLIDWIWQQRAWPHFTWQAERLAALLRACSQAQGQLLGMIGAAGADASAQTELDALLQNIITSSAIEGEQLNAGSVRSSLARRLGLAGDRRVSQRSEGLAELMLDATQQHQSSLTLERLLQWHTLLFPMEDTYAAHSISVGALRGDEPMQVVSGRMDRPTVHFQAPPREGLETQLADFLNWFESSRTDTSIDPFLRAGIAHFWFVTLHPFDDGNGRLTRAITDLALAQGDNQAIRFYAMSANILAARQGYYQILENSQKAALDITAWLEWFLQTLLQTLEQAIKRIDRVLAKARYWQQHRAHGLSVEQVKVLNRLLDGDVLADKNGFEAGISAAQYQAVAKVSKATATRHLSDLVEKGCLQKLPGGGRSTRYQIDWR from the coding sequence ATGAGCGTGCTTATTGATTGGATTTGGCAACAACGGGCATGGCCACATTTCACTTGGCAGGCTGAACGTTTGGCTGCGTTGCTGCGCGCCTGCTCTCAAGCACAGGGGCAACTGTTGGGCATGATCGGCGCGGCAGGAGCAGACGCCAGCGCACAGACCGAACTGGATGCATTGCTTCAGAACATCATCACCTCGTCGGCCATCGAAGGGGAGCAACTGAATGCAGGTTCGGTGCGTTCATCCTTGGCTCGGCGTCTTGGGCTGGCGGGAGACCGGCGTGTCAGTCAGCGCAGCGAAGGCTTGGCCGAATTGATGCTTGATGCCACCCAACAACATCAGTCGTCGTTGACCCTTGAGCGACTGCTGCAGTGGCACACACTGCTGTTCCCTATGGAAGACACCTATGCGGCACACAGCATTAGTGTCGGCGCTTTGCGTGGCGACGAACCCATGCAGGTGGTGTCTGGCAGGATGGATCGGCCAACCGTGCATTTCCAGGCCCCACCGCGTGAGGGGCTGGAAACTCAGCTCGCAGATTTTCTCAACTGGTTCGAAAGCAGCAGGACCGACACGAGCATTGATCCTTTCCTGCGAGCAGGCATTGCGCACTTCTGGTTCGTGACCTTACACCCGTTCGACGACGGTAATGGTCGCCTGACCCGCGCTATTACTGACTTGGCGTTGGCTCAGGGCGACAACCAGGCCATCCGTTTTTACGCCATGTCGGCAAACATTCTTGCTGCGCGTCAAGGGTATTACCAGATTTTAGAAAACAGCCAGAAAGCTGCGCTGGATATTACTGCGTGGCTGGAGTGGTTCCTGCAAACGCTGCTGCAAACACTGGAGCAGGCGATAAAGCGCATAGACCGCGTGTTAGCCAAGGCACGTTATTGGCAGCAACACCGCGCCCATGGATTATCGGTCGAGCAGGTCAAAGTGCTTAACCGGTTGCTGGACGGCGACGTGTTGGCAGATAAAAACGGTTTTGAGGCAGGCATCAGCGCCGCTCAATACCAGGCCGTGGCCAAGGTCAGCAAGGCCACCGCCACCCGGCACCTGAGCGACCTAGTGGAAAAAGGTTGCCTGCAGAAACTGCCAGGCGGCGGGCGCAGCACGCGGTATCAGATTGATTGGAGGTAA
- a CDS encoding malonate decarboxylase subunit delta, translating into METLSFEFPAGQPPSGRALVGCVGSGDLEVMLEPGEPGKLSIQVTTSVNGASSRWQHLFERMFDGQTPPAMSIDIHDFGATPGVVRLRMEQGFEEIGHD; encoded by the coding sequence ATGGAAACCCTTTCTTTTGAATTCCCTGCCGGGCAACCGCCGTCGGGCCGTGCACTGGTGGGCTGTGTCGGTTCGGGCGATCTGGAAGTGATGCTCGAACCCGGCGAACCGGGCAAGTTGTCGATTCAGGTGACGACGTCGGTCAATGGTGCTTCGTCGCGTTGGCAGCACCTGTTCGAGCGTATGTTCGATGGGCAAACGCCGCCGGCCATGAGCATCGATATTCATGACTTTGGCGCGACGCCCGGTGTGGTGCGCTTGCGTATGGAACAGGGTTTCGAGGAAATCGGCCATGACTGA
- a CDS encoding triphosphoribosyl-dephospho-CoA synthase, protein MRALKLKLCPSSLADCLADLAVEALIDEADLSPKPALVDRRGNGAHSDLHLGLMHASALSLWPAFKEMAEAALKFGVVGQPLREAIGRIGRDGEAAMLRTTGGVNTHRGAIWALGLLVVAVALEPANQTPAAISLRAARLALINDRHSPVQNSHGAEVAQRYGAHGAREQAQLGFPAALHFGLPQLQRSRAAGRGEQNARLDALLAIMTTLGDTCVLYRAGETGLRAMQLGAQKVLDAGGSASLAGRRCLHELDLQLLSLNASPGGAADLLAACLFIDSLEPGLGEHSRNV, encoded by the coding sequence ATGCGCGCACTCAAACTGAAACTCTGCCCCAGCTCGCTGGCAGACTGCCTGGCCGACCTCGCCGTGGAGGCGCTGATTGACGAAGCCGACCTGTCGCCCAAGCCAGCGCTGGTGGACCGTCGCGGTAATGGCGCGCACAGCGATTTGCACCTGGGCTTGATGCACGCGTCGGCCTTATCGTTGTGGCCGGCGTTTAAAGAGATGGCCGAAGCGGCACTGAAATTTGGCGTGGTCGGTCAGCCGTTGCGTGAAGCCATCGGCCGCATCGGTCGCGACGGCGAAGCCGCCATGCTGCGCACCACCGGCGGGGTGAATACCCATCGCGGGGCAATTTGGGCGCTAGGCTTGCTGGTGGTCGCGGTCGCGCTGGAACCGGCGAATCAAACACCCGCCGCCATCAGTCTGCGAGCGGCGCGCCTGGCCTTGATCAACGACCGTCATTCACCGGTTCAAAACAGCCACGGCGCTGAAGTCGCTCAGCGCTACGGCGCACACGGCGCTCGGGAGCAGGCGCAGTTGGGCTTTCCGGCAGCGCTGCACTTCGGCCTGCCGCAGTTGCAACGCAGCCGTGCGGCCGGGCGAGGCGAGCAGAACGCTCGACTTGATGCGCTGCTGGCGATCATGACCACGTTGGGTGACACCTGTGTGCTGTACCGCGCAGGGGAAACCGGTCTTCGAGCTATGCAGCTCGGCGCACAGAAAGTGCTGGATGCTGGCGGCAGTGCCAGCCTCGCGGGTCGGCGTTGTCTGCATGAATTGGATCTGCAGTTGTTGAGCCTGAATGCATCGCCCGGTGGCGCTGCGGACCTGCTCGCAGCGTGCCTGTTTATCGATAGCCTTGAGCCTGGGCTCGGCGAACACTCGAGGAATGTTTGA
- a CDS encoding chemotaxis protein CheW: protein MSSVTVTSRNLSSHVSTLTGLLLPLSDRCLLLPNIAVAELIDYQDSKAEPDAPNWYLGPISWRNRTLPLLSFEAACGARTRVGGRARIVVLNALGGRDELKFIALLTQGIPRSCKVDSQLSYVDVQLAELELAAVQVGDTIAKIPDLVGLEEWLVEAGLV from the coding sequence ATGTCTAGCGTCACCGTTACCTCCCGGAACTTGAGTAGCCATGTCAGCACTTTGACAGGACTGCTGCTGCCATTGAGTGACCGCTGTTTATTGCTGCCCAACATTGCCGTGGCTGAGCTGATCGATTATCAGGACAGCAAGGCCGAACCCGATGCGCCTAACTGGTATCTCGGGCCGATCAGCTGGCGCAATCGTACCTTGCCGCTGCTCAGTTTCGAAGCCGCCTGCGGCGCTCGCACCCGCGTCGGCGGCCGCGCACGCATCGTCGTCCTCAATGCGCTGGGCGGCCGCGACGAGCTGAAATTCATCGCCCTGCTGACCCAAGGCATCCCCCGCTCGTGCAAAGTCGATAGCCAACTCAGTTACGTCGACGTTCAACTGGCCGAGTTGGAACTGGCTGCGGTGCAAGTCGGCGACACCATCGCCAAAATTCCCGATTTGGTGGGGTTGGAAGAGTGGTTGGTTGAGGCTGGGTTGGTTTAG